From Eptesicus fuscus isolate TK198812 chromosome 14, DD_ASM_mEF_20220401, whole genome shotgun sequence, one genomic window encodes:
- the CBLL1 gene encoding E3 ubiquitin-protein ligase Hakai isoform X1 codes for MKAAAAIHPWDRELELDNELQGTNSSGSLGGLDVRRRIPIKLISKQGNKAKAAPRTPRTINRMPAKAPPGDEEGFDYNEKERYDCKGGELFGNQRRFPGHLFWDFQINILGEKDDTPVHFCDKCGLPIKIYGRMIPCKHVFCYDCAILHEKKGDKMCPGCSDPVQRIEQCTRGSLFMCSIVQGCKRTYLSQRDLQAHINHRHMRAGKPVTRASLENVHPPIAPPPAEIPDRFIMPPDKHHSMSHIPPKQHIMMPPPPLQHVSHEHYNQPHEDIRAPPAELSMAPPPPRSVSQETFRISTRKHSNLITVPIQDDSNSGAREPPPPAPAPAHHHPEYQGQPVVSHPHHIMPPQQHYAPPPPPPPPISHPMPHPPQAAGTPHLVYSQAPPPPMTSAPPPITPPPGHIIAQMPPYMNHPPPGPPPPQHGGPPVTAPPPPHHYNPNSLPQFTEDQGTLSPPFTQPGGMSPGIWPAPRGPPPPPRMQGPPSQTPLPGPHHPDQTRYRPYYQ; via the exons ATGAAAGCAGCAGCAGCCATACACCCCTGGGACCGAGAACTGGAACTAG ACAATGAGTTACAAGGCACTAATAGTTCTGGATCATTGGGTGGTCTTGATGTTCGAAGAAGAATTCCTATAAAACTCATCTCCAAACAGGGGAACAAAGCCAAAGCTGCACCTCGCACGCCAAGGACTATAAACAGAATGCCTGCAAAGGCTCCACCTGGTGATGAAG AAGGATTTGATTATAATGAAAAAGAACGGTATGACTGTAAAGGGGGTGAACTATTTGGAAATCAACGAAGATTTCCTGGACACCTTTTTTGGGACTTTCAG ATAAACATCCTAGGTGAAAAGGATGATACCCCAGTTCATTTCTGTGACAAATGTGGATTGCCTATTAAGATCTATGGGCGAATG ATTCCATGCAAGCATGTTTTTTGCTATGACTGTGctattttacatgaaaaaaaggGAGATAAGATGTGTCCAGG GTGTAGTGATCCTGTGCAGCGAATTGAGCAGTGTACACGTGGTTCTCTCTTCATGTGTAGCATTGTTCAAGGGTGCAAGAGAACGTATTTGTCTCAGAGAGACTTACAGGCTCATATCAACCACCGCCATATGAGAGCTGGAAAACCTGTTACCCGAGCTTCACTTGAAAATGTTCATCCTCCTATTGCCCCACCACCGGCTGAAATCCCTGATCGTTTTATAATGCCGCCAGACAAGCACCATAGTATGAGCCATATTCCGCCAAAGCAGCACATCATGATGCCACCACCTCCTTTGCAACATGTTTCACATGAGCACTATAATCAGCCACATGAGGATATTCGTGCTCCTCCAGCAGAATTGTCCATGGCTCCACCTCCACCTCGTTCGGTCAGTCAGGAAACCTTTCGTATTTCAACAAGAAAACACAGCAATTTAATAACTGTCCCTATTCAGGATGACTCAAATTCAGGTGCTAGAGAaccaccacctcctgccccagcaccTGCTCACCATCATCCTGAATATCAGGGTCAACCAGTGGTATCGCACCCTCATCATATTATGCCTCCACAGCAACATTAtgcaccacccccacctcctccaccaccaatAAGCCATCCAATGCCACATCCTCCCCAGGCTGCAGGTACTCCTCACTTGGTTTATAGccaagctcctcctcctccaatgaCCTCTGCTCCACCACCAAtcacccctccccctggacaTATCATTGCCCAGATGCCACCTTATATGAATCATCCTCCTCCAGGACCTCCCCCACCTCAACATGGTGGTCCACCTGTTACTGCACCCCCCCCTCCTCATCATTATAATCCTAACTCTTTACCCCAGTTCACTGAAGATCAAGGAACTCTGAGCCCTCCATTTACACAACCAGGAGGAATGAGTCCTGGTATATGGCCTGCACCAAGagggccacctcctcctccacgaATGCAGGGTCCACCTTCTCAAACCCCACTTCCTGGACCACATCATCCAGATCAGACAAGATATAGACCATATTATCAATGA
- the CBLL1 gene encoding E3 ubiquitin-protein ligase Hakai isoform X2 translates to MKAAAAIHPWDRELELDNELQGTNSSGSLGGLDVRRRIPIKLISKQGNKAKAAPRTPRTINRMPAKAPPGDEGFDYNEKERYDCKGGELFGNQRRFPGHLFWDFQINILGEKDDTPVHFCDKCGLPIKIYGRMIPCKHVFCYDCAILHEKKGDKMCPGCSDPVQRIEQCTRGSLFMCSIVQGCKRTYLSQRDLQAHINHRHMRAGKPVTRASLENVHPPIAPPPAEIPDRFIMPPDKHHSMSHIPPKQHIMMPPPPLQHVSHEHYNQPHEDIRAPPAELSMAPPPPRSVSQETFRISTRKHSNLITVPIQDDSNSGAREPPPPAPAPAHHHPEYQGQPVVSHPHHIMPPQQHYAPPPPPPPPISHPMPHPPQAAGTPHLVYSQAPPPPMTSAPPPITPPPGHIIAQMPPYMNHPPPGPPPPQHGGPPVTAPPPPHHYNPNSLPQFTEDQGTLSPPFTQPGGMSPGIWPAPRGPPPPPRMQGPPSQTPLPGPHHPDQTRYRPYYQ, encoded by the exons ATGAAAGCAGCAGCAGCCATACACCCCTGGGACCGAGAACTGGAACTAG ACAATGAGTTACAAGGCACTAATAGTTCTGGATCATTGGGTGGTCTTGATGTTCGAAGAAGAATTCCTATAAAACTCATCTCCAAACAGGGGAACAAAGCCAAAGCTGCACCTCGCACGCCAAGGACTATAAACAGAATGCCTGCAAAGGCTCCACCTGGTGATGAAG GATTTGATTATAATGAAAAAGAACGGTATGACTGTAAAGGGGGTGAACTATTTGGAAATCAACGAAGATTTCCTGGACACCTTTTTTGGGACTTTCAG ATAAACATCCTAGGTGAAAAGGATGATACCCCAGTTCATTTCTGTGACAAATGTGGATTGCCTATTAAGATCTATGGGCGAATG ATTCCATGCAAGCATGTTTTTTGCTATGACTGTGctattttacatgaaaaaaaggGAGATAAGATGTGTCCAGG GTGTAGTGATCCTGTGCAGCGAATTGAGCAGTGTACACGTGGTTCTCTCTTCATGTGTAGCATTGTTCAAGGGTGCAAGAGAACGTATTTGTCTCAGAGAGACTTACAGGCTCATATCAACCACCGCCATATGAGAGCTGGAAAACCTGTTACCCGAGCTTCACTTGAAAATGTTCATCCTCCTATTGCCCCACCACCGGCTGAAATCCCTGATCGTTTTATAATGCCGCCAGACAAGCACCATAGTATGAGCCATATTCCGCCAAAGCAGCACATCATGATGCCACCACCTCCTTTGCAACATGTTTCACATGAGCACTATAATCAGCCACATGAGGATATTCGTGCTCCTCCAGCAGAATTGTCCATGGCTCCACCTCCACCTCGTTCGGTCAGTCAGGAAACCTTTCGTATTTCAACAAGAAAACACAGCAATTTAATAACTGTCCCTATTCAGGATGACTCAAATTCAGGTGCTAGAGAaccaccacctcctgccccagcaccTGCTCACCATCATCCTGAATATCAGGGTCAACCAGTGGTATCGCACCCTCATCATATTATGCCTCCACAGCAACATTAtgcaccacccccacctcctccaccaccaatAAGCCATCCAATGCCACATCCTCCCCAGGCTGCAGGTACTCCTCACTTGGTTTATAGccaagctcctcctcctccaatgaCCTCTGCTCCACCACCAAtcacccctccccctggacaTATCATTGCCCAGATGCCACCTTATATGAATCATCCTCCTCCAGGACCTCCCCCACCTCAACATGGTGGTCCACCTGTTACTGCACCCCCCCCTCCTCATCATTATAATCCTAACTCTTTACCCCAGTTCACTGAAGATCAAGGAACTCTGAGCCCTCCATTTACACAACCAGGAGGAATGAGTCCTGGTATATGGCCTGCACCAAGagggccacctcctcctccacgaATGCAGGGTCCACCTTCTCAAACCCCACTTCCTGGACCACATCATCCAGATCAGACAAGATATAGACCATATTATCAATGA
- the CBLL1 gene encoding E3 ubiquitin-protein ligase Hakai isoform X3, with the protein MDHTDNELQGTNSSGSLGGLDVRRRIPIKLISKQGNKAKAAPRTPRTINRMPAKAPPGDEEGFDYNEKERYDCKGGELFGNQRRFPGHLFWDFQINILGEKDDTPVHFCDKCGLPIKIYGRMIPCKHVFCYDCAILHEKKGDKMCPGCSDPVQRIEQCTRGSLFMCSIVQGCKRTYLSQRDLQAHINHRHMRAGKPVTRASLENVHPPIAPPPAEIPDRFIMPPDKHHSMSHIPPKQHIMMPPPPLQHVSHEHYNQPHEDIRAPPAELSMAPPPPRSVSQETFRISTRKHSNLITVPIQDDSNSGAREPPPPAPAPAHHHPEYQGQPVVSHPHHIMPPQQHYAPPPPPPPPISHPMPHPPQAAGTPHLVYSQAPPPPMTSAPPPITPPPGHIIAQMPPYMNHPPPGPPPPQHGGPPVTAPPPPHHYNPNSLPQFTEDQGTLSPPFTQPGGMSPGIWPAPRGPPPPPRMQGPPSQTPLPGPHHPDQTRYRPYYQ; encoded by the exons ATGGATCACACTG ACAATGAGTTACAAGGCACTAATAGTTCTGGATCATTGGGTGGTCTTGATGTTCGAAGAAGAATTCCTATAAAACTCATCTCCAAACAGGGGAACAAAGCCAAAGCTGCACCTCGCACGCCAAGGACTATAAACAGAATGCCTGCAAAGGCTCCACCTGGTGATGAAG AAGGATTTGATTATAATGAAAAAGAACGGTATGACTGTAAAGGGGGTGAACTATTTGGAAATCAACGAAGATTTCCTGGACACCTTTTTTGGGACTTTCAG ATAAACATCCTAGGTGAAAAGGATGATACCCCAGTTCATTTCTGTGACAAATGTGGATTGCCTATTAAGATCTATGGGCGAATG ATTCCATGCAAGCATGTTTTTTGCTATGACTGTGctattttacatgaaaaaaaggGAGATAAGATGTGTCCAGG GTGTAGTGATCCTGTGCAGCGAATTGAGCAGTGTACACGTGGTTCTCTCTTCATGTGTAGCATTGTTCAAGGGTGCAAGAGAACGTATTTGTCTCAGAGAGACTTACAGGCTCATATCAACCACCGCCATATGAGAGCTGGAAAACCTGTTACCCGAGCTTCACTTGAAAATGTTCATCCTCCTATTGCCCCACCACCGGCTGAAATCCCTGATCGTTTTATAATGCCGCCAGACAAGCACCATAGTATGAGCCATATTCCGCCAAAGCAGCACATCATGATGCCACCACCTCCTTTGCAACATGTTTCACATGAGCACTATAATCAGCCACATGAGGATATTCGTGCTCCTCCAGCAGAATTGTCCATGGCTCCACCTCCACCTCGTTCGGTCAGTCAGGAAACCTTTCGTATTTCAACAAGAAAACACAGCAATTTAATAACTGTCCCTATTCAGGATGACTCAAATTCAGGTGCTAGAGAaccaccacctcctgccccagcaccTGCTCACCATCATCCTGAATATCAGGGTCAACCAGTGGTATCGCACCCTCATCATATTATGCCTCCACAGCAACATTAtgcaccacccccacctcctccaccaccaatAAGCCATCCAATGCCACATCCTCCCCAGGCTGCAGGTACTCCTCACTTGGTTTATAGccaagctcctcctcctccaatgaCCTCTGCTCCACCACCAAtcacccctccccctggacaTATCATTGCCCAGATGCCACCTTATATGAATCATCCTCCTCCAGGACCTCCCCCACCTCAACATGGTGGTCCACCTGTTACTGCACCCCCCCCTCCTCATCATTATAATCCTAACTCTTTACCCCAGTTCACTGAAGATCAAGGAACTCTGAGCCCTCCATTTACACAACCAGGAGGAATGAGTCCTGGTATATGGCCTGCACCAAGagggccacctcctcctccacgaATGCAGGGTCCACCTTCTCAAACCCCACTTCCTGGACCACATCATCCAGATCAGACAAGATATAGACCATATTATCAATGA
- the CBLL1 gene encoding E3 ubiquitin-protein ligase Hakai isoform X4 yields MDHTDNELQGTNSSGSLGGLDVRRRIPIKLISKQGNKAKAAPRTPRTINRMPAKAPPGDEGFDYNEKERYDCKGGELFGNQRRFPGHLFWDFQINILGEKDDTPVHFCDKCGLPIKIYGRMIPCKHVFCYDCAILHEKKGDKMCPGCSDPVQRIEQCTRGSLFMCSIVQGCKRTYLSQRDLQAHINHRHMRAGKPVTRASLENVHPPIAPPPAEIPDRFIMPPDKHHSMSHIPPKQHIMMPPPPLQHVSHEHYNQPHEDIRAPPAELSMAPPPPRSVSQETFRISTRKHSNLITVPIQDDSNSGAREPPPPAPAPAHHHPEYQGQPVVSHPHHIMPPQQHYAPPPPPPPPISHPMPHPPQAAGTPHLVYSQAPPPPMTSAPPPITPPPGHIIAQMPPYMNHPPPGPPPPQHGGPPVTAPPPPHHYNPNSLPQFTEDQGTLSPPFTQPGGMSPGIWPAPRGPPPPPRMQGPPSQTPLPGPHHPDQTRYRPYYQ; encoded by the exons ATGGATCACACTG ACAATGAGTTACAAGGCACTAATAGTTCTGGATCATTGGGTGGTCTTGATGTTCGAAGAAGAATTCCTATAAAACTCATCTCCAAACAGGGGAACAAAGCCAAAGCTGCACCTCGCACGCCAAGGACTATAAACAGAATGCCTGCAAAGGCTCCACCTGGTGATGAAG GATTTGATTATAATGAAAAAGAACGGTATGACTGTAAAGGGGGTGAACTATTTGGAAATCAACGAAGATTTCCTGGACACCTTTTTTGGGACTTTCAG ATAAACATCCTAGGTGAAAAGGATGATACCCCAGTTCATTTCTGTGACAAATGTGGATTGCCTATTAAGATCTATGGGCGAATG ATTCCATGCAAGCATGTTTTTTGCTATGACTGTGctattttacatgaaaaaaaggGAGATAAGATGTGTCCAGG GTGTAGTGATCCTGTGCAGCGAATTGAGCAGTGTACACGTGGTTCTCTCTTCATGTGTAGCATTGTTCAAGGGTGCAAGAGAACGTATTTGTCTCAGAGAGACTTACAGGCTCATATCAACCACCGCCATATGAGAGCTGGAAAACCTGTTACCCGAGCTTCACTTGAAAATGTTCATCCTCCTATTGCCCCACCACCGGCTGAAATCCCTGATCGTTTTATAATGCCGCCAGACAAGCACCATAGTATGAGCCATATTCCGCCAAAGCAGCACATCATGATGCCACCACCTCCTTTGCAACATGTTTCACATGAGCACTATAATCAGCCACATGAGGATATTCGTGCTCCTCCAGCAGAATTGTCCATGGCTCCACCTCCACCTCGTTCGGTCAGTCAGGAAACCTTTCGTATTTCAACAAGAAAACACAGCAATTTAATAACTGTCCCTATTCAGGATGACTCAAATTCAGGTGCTAGAGAaccaccacctcctgccccagcaccTGCTCACCATCATCCTGAATATCAGGGTCAACCAGTGGTATCGCACCCTCATCATATTATGCCTCCACAGCAACATTAtgcaccacccccacctcctccaccaccaatAAGCCATCCAATGCCACATCCTCCCCAGGCTGCAGGTACTCCTCACTTGGTTTATAGccaagctcctcctcctccaatgaCCTCTGCTCCACCACCAAtcacccctccccctggacaTATCATTGCCCAGATGCCACCTTATATGAATCATCCTCCTCCAGGACCTCCCCCACCTCAACATGGTGGTCCACCTGTTACTGCACCCCCCCCTCCTCATCATTATAATCCTAACTCTTTACCCCAGTTCACTGAAGATCAAGGAACTCTGAGCCCTCCATTTACACAACCAGGAGGAATGAGTCCTGGTATATGGCCTGCACCAAGagggccacctcctcctccacgaATGCAGGGTCCACCTTCTCAAACCCCACTTCCTGGACCACATCATCCAGATCAGACAAGATATAGACCATATTATCAATGA